One window from the genome of Magnetococcales bacterium encodes:
- a CDS encoding nucleotidyltransferase domain-containing protein gives MPIMPHLKPENYVSRDGCGLTYLEKEGMPVVFGVLFGSHARGDATPDSDFDLVVVSPLFDKTNHWDDTERLWTATVHTDSRIEPIGVGVRQWEEDDRWPIIEIARREGQIIDPHEKGLP, from the coding sequence ATGCCGATCATGCCACATTTGAAGCCCGAAAACTACGTGTCCCGTGATGGTTGCGGTTTAACCTATCTGGAAAAGGAGGGCATGCCCGTGGTTTTTGGCGTGCTGTTTGGTTCCCATGCCCGTGGCGATGCTACACCTGATAGCGACTTCGACCTGGTTGTGGTTTCCCCTCTTTTCGACAAGACCAACCACTGGGATGATACCGAACGCCTGTGGACCGCGACGGTCCATACCGATTCCAGGATTGAGCCCATTGGCGTTGGCGTGCGGCAATGGGAGGAAGATGACCGATGGCCCATCATCGAAATTGCCCGTCGCGAAGGCCAGATCATCGATCCTCATGAAAAAGGTCTTCCATGA
- a CDS encoding RNA-binding transcriptional accessory protein, with protein sequence MQAGNEDVARGIHGRIARELDVREEQVAAAVQLLDEGATVPFVARYRKEVTGGLSDTHLRMLQDRLGQLRELEDRREVVLKGIGEQGKLTPELERAIREAETRTRIEDLYLPYRPKRRSRATSAREAGLEPLAMHLLHHPESVPEAVAASFVDPGKGVENVAAALEGALHILTEVLAEDAALIGRIRETLWEEGILQSRLVKGKEEEGEKFADYFMFDQAVRKLPAHRVLALLRGKSLGILRLEIVHARDLEAREGILCTGETMIARHWAIRDQGRPGDGWLLEVVRQAWKKRLKPHADTDLTQRLAEMGEEEAVRVFSANLRDLLLSAPAGMVGVMGLDPGLRTGVKVAVVDATGKIMVTTTIHPHPPKNQWQEAKRRLALLAGEFGVRLIAIGNGTGSRETERLVAELRKDHPELQVSGVLVSEAGASVYSASEYAAQELPDLDVTLRGAVSIARRLQDPLAELVKIDPRSIGVGQYQHDVAPRRLSQSLEGVVEDAVNAVGVDVNTASQPLLARVSGLNAGLAENIIRHRDQNGPFANRRALKKVPRFGAKTFELAAGFLRIHNGDTPLDASAVHPESYELVERILKKTGLSLSELIGNARAIESIRPSEFTDARFGEPTVRDILKELEKPGRDPRPDFRTASFREGVEEIKDLQPGMILEGVVSNVTNFGAFVDIGVHQDGLVHVSMMADRFVKDPHQVVRAGQIVKVRVMEIDPRRRRIALSMRLDEPMASGNPSLHREVAVSARQPREKGKTVATSSTDNAMAEAFLKAGRQKR encoded by the coding sequence ATGCAGGCAGGCAATGAAGATGTCGCGCGGGGAATCCACGGTCGCATCGCCCGAGAACTTGATGTCAGGGAAGAGCAGGTGGCGGCTGCCGTGCAGTTGCTGGACGAGGGGGCGACGGTTCCTTTTGTGGCGCGGTACCGCAAGGAGGTCACGGGTGGTTTGAGCGATACCCATCTGAGAATGCTTCAGGATCGCCTGGGTCAACTGCGCGAATTGGAGGATCGGCGGGAGGTGGTTCTCAAGGGGATCGGCGAACAGGGCAAACTGACCCCGGAACTGGAACGGGCGATCCGCGAGGCCGAGACGCGAACCCGGATCGAGGATTTGTATCTTCCCTACCGTCCCAAACGGCGCAGCCGGGCGACGAGTGCCCGTGAAGCGGGTCTCGAACCTTTGGCGATGCACCTGTTGCACCATCCGGAGTCGGTGCCGGAGGCGGTGGCGGCATCATTCGTCGATCCGGGGAAGGGGGTCGAAAATGTCGCGGCGGCCCTGGAGGGGGCTTTGCACATCCTGACCGAGGTGCTCGCGGAGGATGCGGCGCTGATCGGACGGATCCGGGAAACCTTGTGGGAGGAAGGGATTTTGCAATCGCGTCTGGTCAAAGGCAAGGAGGAGGAGGGAGAGAAGTTCGCTGATTATTTCATGTTCGACCAGGCAGTCAGAAAACTGCCCGCGCACCGGGTGCTGGCGCTGTTGCGTGGAAAAAGTCTCGGCATTTTGCGCCTGGAGATTGTTCATGCCCGGGATCTGGAGGCCCGGGAAGGGATTCTTTGCACCGGTGAAACGATGATCGCCCGTCATTGGGCGATTCGTGATCAGGGCCGACCGGGCGATGGCTGGTTGCTGGAGGTGGTGCGTCAGGCATGGAAAAAAAGATTGAAACCACATGCCGATACCGATCTGACGCAACGGTTGGCCGAAATGGGGGAGGAAGAGGCGGTTCGGGTTTTTTCGGCGAACCTGCGTGATCTTCTGCTGTCGGCTCCGGCGGGGATGGTCGGGGTGATGGGGTTGGATCCGGGTTTGCGCACCGGAGTCAAGGTGGCGGTGGTGGATGCGACCGGCAAGATCATGGTCACCACGACCATCCATCCGCATCCGCCGAAAAACCAGTGGCAGGAGGCCAAGAGACGCCTGGCGCTCCTGGCGGGCGAATTCGGAGTGCGCCTGATCGCCATCGGCAATGGGACGGGATCGAGGGAAACGGAACGGCTGGTGGCGGAATTGAGGAAGGATCATCCCGAATTGCAGGTTTCTGGGGTCCTGGTGAGCGAGGCGGGGGCGTCGGTTTATTCGGCCTCGGAGTATGCCGCGCAAGAATTGCCCGATCTTGATGTCACGTTGCGGGGGGCTGTTTCCATCGCCCGGCGCCTTCAGGATCCCCTGGCGGAACTGGTCAAGATCGATCCGCGCTCGATCGGGGTGGGGCAGTATCAACACGATGTCGCTCCGCGGCGGCTGTCGCAGTCGTTGGAGGGGGTGGTGGAGGATGCGGTCAACGCGGTGGGGGTCGATGTGAACACCGCCTCGCAACCGTTATTGGCGCGGGTGTCGGGATTGAACGCGGGGTTGGCGGAAAACATCATCCGCCACCGGGATCAAAATGGTCCCTTTGCCAACCGGCGCGCCCTCAAGAAGGTGCCGCGGTTCGGGGCGAAGACGTTTGAACTGGCCGCGGGTTTTCTCCGCATCCACAATGGTGACACCCCCCTGGACGCTTCCGCTGTTCACCCCGAGTCCTATGAACTGGTGGAACGGATTCTGAAAAAAACCGGTCTTTCCCTGTCGGAGTTGATCGGCAACGCTCGGGCGATCGAAAGCATCCGCCCGTCGGAGTTTACCGATGCCCGTTTTGGCGAGCCGACGGTTCGGGATATCCTGAAGGAGTTGGAAAAACCGGGTCGCGATCCACGTCCCGACTTCCGCACCGCCTCCTTTCGCGAGGGGGTGGAGGAGATCAAGGATCTGCAACCGGGAATGATTCTCGAAGGGGTGGTCAGCAACGTGACCAATTTTGGCGCCTTTGTCGATATCGGGGTCCATCAGGATGGGCTGGTGCATGTTTCGATGATGGCCGACCGGTTTGTGAAGGATCCGCATCAGGTGGTTCGGGCGGGGCAGATTGTCAAGGTGCGGGTCATGGAAATCGATCCCAGGCGTCGCCGCATCGCTCTGAGCATGCGACTGGACGAACCGATGGCATCGGGCAATCCCTCTTTGCACCGCGAGGTTGCCGTTTCGGCGCGGCAACCTCGGGAAAAGGGAAAAACCGTCGCAACCTCCTCCACCGACAACGCCATGGCCGAGGCCTTTCTCAAGGCGGGACGGCAGAAGAGGTGA
- a CDS encoding DUF262 domain-containing protein, which translates to MSDHDDWDIDATEDPEEETVDIDYEITSYPADTTLAGYLTQWDNNQLDVPDFQRSYVWDQTRASKLIESFLLGLPVPGVFLYKERKSKKFLIIDGQQRIKSIVYFLKGQFNNKIFKLKRVTSRWEGKSFTQLDEEDKFALENSVMRATVIQQISPEDHTSVYHIFERLNTGGINLNPMEIRKCVAHGDFADALERMNANDDWQRILGRHRPDKRMRDVELVLRIIALSEKINQYNKPMKGFLNGFMEEKRKISDFEKIVNAFSDACHYIIDSVGETPFHYRQRLNYGLLDAVFVSILTKRKPEKLSDVLEALKKDSDFVSCITRNTSDTNILKKRIKIAAKYF; encoded by the coding sequence ATGAGCGATCATGATGACTGGGATATTGACGCAACCGAGGACCCGGAAGAAGAAACTGTCGATATCGATTATGAAATCACAAGCTATCCGGCGGACACGACACTGGCCGGATACCTTACGCAGTGGGACAACAACCAATTGGATGTTCCCGACTTTCAACGCAGTTATGTCTGGGACCAAACCCGGGCAAGCAAGTTGATCGAATCCTTCCTGCTTGGGCTTCCCGTACCTGGAGTGTTTTTGTATAAAGAAAGAAAAAGCAAAAAATTCCTGATAATCGATGGTCAGCAACGAATAAAATCGATTGTTTATTTCCTCAAAGGGCAATTCAACAATAAGATATTCAAGTTGAAGCGTGTTACCAGCAGATGGGAAGGAAAGAGCTTCACGCAACTGGATGAGGAAGACAAATTCGCTCTGGAAAATTCTGTCATGCGGGCCACCGTCATTCAACAAATAAGCCCGGAGGATCATACAAGCGTCTATCACATTTTTGAACGTCTCAATACAGGCGGAATCAATCTCAATCCCATGGAAATCAGAAAATGCGTCGCCCATGGCGACTTTGCCGATGCCCTCGAAAGAATGAACGCCAATGACGACTGGCAGAGGATCCTGGGCCGGCACAGGCCGGACAAGCGGATGCGGGATGTCGAACTCGTCTTGCGCATTATCGCCCTCTCCGAGAAAATCAATCAATACAACAAGCCAATGAAGGGTTTTCTCAATGGTTTCATGGAGGAAAAAAGAAAAATATCAGATTTTGAAAAAATCGTGAATGCCTTTTCCGATGCTTGTCACTATATAATCGATTCTGTTGGAGAGACTCCATTCCATTACAGGCAGCGATTGAATTATGGACTATTGGATGCAGTCTTTGTTTCCATACTCACAAAGAGAAAGCCAGAGAAGTTATCCGATGTTCTTGAGGCACTAAAAAAAGATTCTGATTTTGTTTCTTGTATCACAAGAAACACAAGTGACACGAACATATTAAAGAAACGCATAAAGATTGCCGCAAAATATTTTTAA
- a CDS encoding CHASE2 domain-containing protein, producing MKKILQRYDIFATIIFFLMAIPAEYFEVFSLIEEQTISLRHILRQNFGDGERMRFPSEQIVLINTDETFFKEYKSFPLRRTDIGKIAENMKTLGARVVAIDLLMDFPSSYNEDTPTAASLKKAAPVLLVSQADIHDGQFIRLNQPTPELAAVTENGYTNIGSQSSLVTSLSRLKVYPEIADKAKAWPYAIKALAMYLGVEPELLPGAIRLGPDLTIPMDQFNNIYIDFPTLPPGSRFLSQTAGFSALDYIDISGKSEEELYELSYPIKDRIVLVGDTSEVSHDWFDTPVGMVYGVEIIADVIQTMLKGGPLRPASVAQEGLLAVVLMLGMMALGAIKHPTVRVLFAVVIILFWAAAVTMVYIHQGLVFSMSYALMAAIMSFMVINMRFYLQEMSQKKMIKGAFGQYLSPKVVDILVKDPSKLSLGGEERVMTAYFSDVAGFSTISEKLTPSELVLLLNEYLTAMCEIIAKYDGTVDKFEGDAIIAFWGAPLDQPNHATLCCHAAVEMQQFMLQMRERLAREGRAELRVRMGINSGRMVVGNMGSKQRMDYTIMGDAVNLAARLEGANKFYASDTMISDATYNLAKDDIDCRVLDTVRVIGKKEPVTIYQLLGKKGEVTGKMAELLVHYNAGLAKYRERNYQEAITLFEKALAIIPGDGPAKTYLERCQEYLSNPPPADWDGVFVFTSKG from the coding sequence ATGAAGAAGATATTGCAACGCTATGATATTTTTGCCACCATCATTTTTTTTCTCATGGCCATCCCCGCCGAATATTTCGAGGTATTTTCCCTCATCGAGGAACAGACCATCTCCCTCAGGCACATCCTCAGGCAGAACTTTGGCGACGGCGAGCGGATGCGTTTTCCCTCCGAGCAGATCGTCCTGATCAATACCGATGAGACATTTTTCAAGGAATACAAGAGTTTCCCTCTGCGGCGCACCGACATCGGCAAAATTGCCGAAAACATGAAGACCCTCGGCGCCCGGGTGGTGGCCATCGACCTTCTGATGGACTTTCCCAGTTCCTACAACGAGGATACTCCGACCGCCGCTTCATTGAAGAAGGCGGCTCCCGTGCTTCTGGTTTCCCAGGCCGACATCCATGATGGCCAGTTCATTCGTCTCAACCAGCCCACCCCCGAACTGGCCGCGGTCACCGAGAACGGGTATACCAACATCGGATCTCAAAGCAGCCTGGTGACGAGTCTGTCGCGGTTGAAGGTCTATCCCGAAATCGCCGACAAGGCCAAGGCTTGGCCCTATGCCATCAAGGCCCTGGCAATGTATCTGGGGGTCGAACCGGAACTGCTGCCGGGGGCCATCCGTCTGGGACCCGATCTGACGATTCCCATGGATCAATTCAACAACATCTACATCGACTTTCCCACCCTGCCGCCGGGCAGCCGTTTCCTGAGCCAGACTGCCGGTTTTTCCGCGCTCGACTACATCGACATCTCTGGAAAGAGCGAAGAGGAACTCTATGAACTGAGCTATCCGATCAAGGACCGGATCGTCCTGGTGGGGGATACCTCCGAGGTGTCCCACGACTGGTTCGACACTCCGGTGGGAATGGTCTACGGGGTCGAGATCATCGCCGACGTGATCCAGACCATGCTCAAGGGGGGGCCATTGCGTCCGGCCTCGGTCGCCCAGGAGGGGTTGCTGGCGGTGGTGTTGATGCTTGGCATGATGGCGCTCGGGGCCATCAAGCATCCCACGGTGCGGGTCCTGTTCGCCGTTGTCATCATTCTTTTCTGGGCGGCGGCGGTCACCATGGTCTACATCCATCAGGGGCTGGTCTTCTCGATGTCCTATGCCCTCATGGCCGCCATCATGAGCTTCATGGTCATCAACATGCGGTTCTATCTCCAGGAGATGAGCCAGAAAAAGATGATCAAGGGGGCGTTTGGGCAATATCTTTCGCCGAAGGTGGTCGATATTCTGGTCAAGGACCCTTCCAAACTCTCCCTGGGGGGGGAGGAACGGGTCATGACCGCCTATTTCTCCGACGTCGCCGGGTTTTCCACCATTTCCGAAAAGCTGACTCCGTCCGAACTGGTGTTGCTGCTCAACGAATATTTGACGGCAATGTGCGAAATCATCGCCAAATACGATGGAACCGTGGACAAGTTCGAAGGGGATGCCATCATCGCCTTCTGGGGGGCGCCGCTCGACCAACCCAATCATGCGACCCTCTGCTGTCATGCCGCCGTCGAAATGCAGCAATTCATGTTGCAGATGCGTGAACGTCTGGCGCGGGAAGGGCGGGCGGAACTCCGGGTGCGCATGGGGATCAACTCGGGGCGGATGGTGGTGGGGAACATGGGTTCCAAACAGCGGATGGACTATACCATCATGGGCGATGCGGTCAATCTGGCCGCCCGTCTGGAAGGGGCCAACAAATTCTATGCCTCCGACACCATGATCTCCGATGCCACCTACAACCTGGCCAAGGATGACATCGATTGCCGGGTTCTCGATACCGTGCGTGTGATCGGAAAGAAGGAACCCGTCACCATCTATCAGTTGCTCGGCAAAAAGGGTGAAGTGACCGGAAAAATGGCTGAACTGCTCGTTCATTACAATGCGGGCCTGGCCAAATATCGGGAACGCAACTATCAGGAGGCCATCACGCTTTTCGAAAAGGCGTTGGCGATCATTCCGGGAGATGGACCGGCAAAAACCTATCTGGAACGGTGTCAGGAATACCTTTCCAATCCGCCCCCCGCCGATTGGGATGGTGTCTTCGTCTTCACCTCCAAGGGATGA
- a CDS encoding DegT/DnrJ/EryC1/StrS family aminotransferase, whose protein sequence is MTVLPWHDRIPRTRIYLRLPEILSALVRVSGGDRQDEQDVARFEQSFATMMEVPEAVAQPYARTALHHLIDVLGWPAGSEIIMTPITIHDIVNVLLIAGLKPVFVDIDPGTCQMDPEALRQAITPKTRGVLVTHLFGLATDMEAIASLCREHGLTLLEDASHAFNARWKGRRLGTFGDAGFFSLSSLKAVSTGYGGMLIARDPTLLARVRDRTSKLPGVRSGHLRAILLRNLIVNLATHPALFSWTTFPLVRWISERSPETIRKLQTDNPHVLRLDRMPERWLWRFNAVQARLGLACLSRIEEWDERRRANAALLLHHLSPVAPHRLPVLPEGGHNVFWRFPFRAPEGAAFRRFMARRGIDLTTTLLPCCSAMPIFSDISRPTPHALQAVREIHFLPVHPTIPPERIHDQARVVLEFLHQGE, encoded by the coding sequence ATGACAGTCCTTCCCTGGCATGACCGGATTCCTCGGACACGGATTTATCTCAGGCTTCCGGAAATTCTTTCGGCCCTGGTCCGCGTTTCCGGGGGGGACCGGCAGGACGAACAGGATGTGGCACGCTTCGAGCAGTCCTTCGCCACCATGATGGAGGTTCCCGAGGCGGTGGCCCAACCCTATGCCCGGACGGCGCTGCATCACCTGATCGACGTCCTCGGCTGGCCGGCGGGCAGCGAAATCATCATGACGCCGATCACCATTCACGACATTGTCAACGTGCTTTTGATCGCCGGCCTCAAACCGGTGTTCGTCGATATCGATCCCGGCACCTGTCAGATGGATCCCGAAGCGCTGCGACAGGCCATCACCCCGAAAACCCGCGGCGTCCTGGTGACCCATCTGTTCGGCCTGGCCACCGACATGGAGGCGATCGCCTCTCTGTGTCGCGAACACGGATTGACCCTCCTGGAGGATGCGTCCCACGCCTTCAATGCCCGCTGGAAGGGCAGAAGATTGGGAACGTTCGGGGATGCCGGATTTTTTTCCCTCTCTTCCCTCAAGGCGGTTTCGACGGGATATGGCGGGATGCTCATCGCCCGCGATCCAACACTGTTGGCACGGGTACGGGATCGGACATCCAAACTGCCCGGGGTGCGTTCGGGTCACCTGCGCGCCATATTGCTGCGCAACCTGATCGTCAATCTGGCGACCCATCCGGCCCTTTTTTCCTGGACTACCTTTCCGTTGGTGCGGTGGATCAGCGAACGCAGCCCCGAGACCATCCGCAAACTTCAGACCGACAATCCCCACGTCCTGCGTCTCGACCGGATGCCCGAGCGATGGTTGTGGCGGTTCAACGCCGTTCAGGCCCGACTGGGCCTGGCCTGTCTGTCGCGGATCGAGGAATGGGATGAACGGCGCCGGGCCAATGCGGCGCTCCTCCTGCACCATCTGTCCCCGGTGGCCCCGCATCGATTGCCGGTCCTTCCCGAAGGGGGGCACAACGTCTTCTGGCGGTTTCCGTTTCGCGCCCCCGAGGGGGCGGCGTTTCGTCGCTTCATGGCGCGTCGCGGCATCGATCTGACCACGACCCTTCTCCCTTGTTGTTCGGCAATGCCGATTTTTTCCGACATCTCCCGACCGACACCCCATGCCCTCCAGGCCGTCCGGGAGATCCATTTTCTTCCGGTCCATCCCACGATTCCACCCGAGCGGATCCACGATCAGGCGCGGGTGGTCCTTGAATTTTTGCATCAGGGGGAATGA